One Paraburkholderia agricolaris DNA segment encodes these proteins:
- a CDS encoding autotransporter outer membrane beta-barrel domain-containing protein, with the protein MKKKKKFGIGLGSVVLLSRALTPSAMAACSNTAPPSGTTVSCTGSGLPAVVAQTGSTGVTINADNTASGSFVRSATPVVFSVDTNSTITSSGTFSLTGGGGTGTARGAVLLGVNNGNQITNANGGSITTTGAYNDGMAANGSGNTLTNRGSITTSGPNAYGMTAAWGQTNVGQSNNTLINSGTVTTSGSNARAASILGGSGTINNSGTLSTSGANSPTAYLQGNNDQLINSGTITASGASSDAVFSNTAGSSFVATIQNLAGGSIISQNGSGIRTLNGGSTITNAGLVQSGIGTAITMGNGNNTLILQTGSVINGAADGGAGGTATVILQGSGTASNAFTNFQTLLMQGALWNWTGSGTFSLAHVQTGTLNLTGTLGASATALVDSGATLQANAQNLPASVTDNGLVRFAQDSAGTYAGTISGTGAVDKTGAGVLTLAPTATTGNTYSGGTTIDQGGIAVGADNALGANTGGLTFNSGTLQLTSSFDLAGTRAIALAAGGGTIDTQAFNSTLTQAVSGSGALTKAGSGSLLMTGVSTYSGPTTVAAGSLAIGDATHANAALTGGGATTVAAGATLGGYGSVTGAVQNNGTLAVANAVPLLASEGTGAFSINGSLVNAGLVQIGGPASAGVGNVLNVTGNYTGQNGTIGLNTVVAGDGAASDRLVLSGGTASGSTRLQVTNIGGQGAQTIADGIELVQAANGATTAPSAFTLAAPVKAGAYSYYLAKGGVSGGTTDNWYLRNTVAPLPPTTTPGEPPVAPGQPPVAEPGVPVAAEGTPPLPPPPPAGSAATPLYRVEVPIYAAAPGVARELGLMQIDTFHDRQGDQALLSESGTLPAAWGRVWGGHSVLSQSGTASPQFDGSVYGIQAGQDLYADHSASGQRNHYGVFVGFARATGDVDGFALGMPNLAVGHLAINAYSLGGYWTHIGPSGWYTDAVLMGSSLNVDPLSRDGVGTTTHGNAVTGSLEGGLPIPLGAGLSLEPQAQLVWQHLALSDFNDGVSSVGFNSGNTFVGRIGARLQGQFDAFATAWRPYLRVSLLREFGSDDKVTFGGGTVMQGTVGQTAAQLGAGVVGKFSASGSVFATLGWVTNLGGAHQRTVTGDAGVRWIW; encoded by the coding sequence ATGAAGAAGAAGAAAAAGTTTGGAATCGGCCTGGGCAGCGTCGTCCTGCTCTCCAGGGCACTCACCCCTTCCGCGATGGCCGCGTGCAGCAATACCGCGCCGCCGAGCGGTACCACAGTCTCCTGCACGGGTAGCGGCCTCCCCGCCGTCGTCGCGCAAACCGGCAGCACCGGTGTGACGATCAATGCCGACAACACCGCCTCGGGCAGCTTCGTACGCAGTGCCACCCCGGTCGTCTTCAGCGTCGACACCAACAGCACGATCACCAGCAGCGGCACCTTCTCGCTGACGGGCGGCGGCGGCACCGGCACCGCGCGCGGCGCCGTGCTGCTCGGCGTGAACAACGGCAATCAGATCACCAACGCGAACGGCGGCAGCATCACCACGACCGGCGCCTACAACGACGGCATGGCCGCCAACGGCAGCGGCAACACGCTGACCAACCGCGGCTCGATCACGACCAGCGGCCCCAACGCTTACGGCATGACGGCCGCGTGGGGACAAACGAACGTCGGCCAGTCGAACAACACGCTGATCAACAGCGGCACGGTGACGACCTCGGGCAGCAATGCACGCGCTGCTTCGATTCTGGGCGGCAGCGGCACCATCAACAACAGCGGCACGCTGTCCACCTCGGGCGCGAACAGTCCAACCGCTTATCTGCAAGGCAATAACGACCAGTTGATCAACAGCGGCACGATCACCGCGAGCGGTGCCAGCTCCGATGCGGTGTTCTCGAATACCGCGGGATCGAGCTTCGTGGCGACGATCCAGAACCTCGCGGGCGGCAGCATCATCAGCCAGAACGGCTCCGGCATCCGCACGCTCAATGGCGGCAGCACCATCACGAATGCGGGACTCGTGCAGAGCGGCATCGGCACCGCGATCACGATGGGCAACGGCAACAACACGCTGATCCTGCAAACCGGCTCCGTGATCAACGGCGCGGCCGACGGCGGCGCCGGAGGAACGGCCACGGTGATCCTGCAAGGCTCCGGCACGGCATCGAACGCGTTTACCAATTTTCAGACCTTGCTGATGCAAGGTGCGCTGTGGAACTGGACCGGCAGCGGGACCTTTTCGCTTGCGCATGTGCAAACCGGCACGCTCAATCTCACCGGTACGCTCGGCGCAAGCGCGACGGCGCTGGTCGATAGCGGCGCGACCTTGCAGGCGAATGCGCAGAACCTGCCTGCCAGCGTCACCGACAATGGCCTGGTACGCTTTGCCCAGGACAGCGCGGGCACCTACGCAGGAACGATCAGCGGCACCGGCGCGGTCGATAAAACCGGCGCCGGCGTGTTGACGCTCGCGCCGACGGCGACCACCGGCAACACCTACTCGGGCGGTACGACTATCGATCAAGGCGGAATCGCGGTGGGCGCGGACAATGCGCTCGGCGCGAACACAGGTGGCCTGACGTTCAACAGCGGCACCTTGCAATTGACCTCGAGCTTCGACCTCGCCGGCACGCGCGCAATTGCGCTGGCAGCGGGCGGCGGCACCATCGACACACAAGCGTTCAACTCCACACTCACGCAGGCCGTAAGCGGAAGCGGCGCCTTGACGAAAGCCGGCAGCGGCAGTTTGCTGATGACCGGCGTGAGCACCTATAGCGGCCCCACCACGGTCGCGGCGGGCAGCCTCGCGATCGGCGACGCTACCCATGCGAACGCCGCGCTGACCGGCGGCGGCGCCACCACGGTGGCCGCCGGCGCGACGCTCGGCGGCTATGGCAGCGTGACGGGCGCCGTCCAGAACAATGGCACGCTGGCGGTGGCAAATGCAGTGCCCTTGTTGGCCAGCGAGGGGACCGGAGCGTTCTCGATCAACGGCTCACTGGTCAATGCCGGGCTCGTGCAGATTGGCGGTCCGGCCAGCGCCGGTGTCGGCAATGTGCTGAACGTGACGGGCAACTATACCGGCCAGAACGGCACCATCGGGCTGAACACCGTTGTCGCCGGCGACGGCGCGGCGTCCGATCGCCTCGTGCTGAGCGGCGGCACGGCCAGCGGTTCAACCCGTCTGCAAGTCACGAATATCGGCGGCCAGGGCGCGCAAACGATTGCGGACGGCATTGAGCTGGTTCAGGCGGCCAATGGCGCCACCACGGCTCCGAGCGCGTTCACGCTGGCCGCACCGGTAAAGGCCGGCGCTTACTCTTACTACCTCGCCAAAGGCGGCGTGAGCGGCGGTACAACGGACAACTGGTATCTGCGCAATACGGTCGCGCCACTGCCGCCCACGACTACACCGGGCGAGCCGCCTGTTGCGCCCGGCCAGCCCCCCGTCGCCGAACCCGGCGTGCCGGTTGCAGCCGAGGGCACACCGCCCTTGCCGCCCCCGCCGCCGGCCGGTTCGGCCGCCACGCCGCTCTATCGCGTCGAAGTGCCGATCTACGCCGCGGCGCCCGGCGTCGCGCGTGAACTCGGCCTGATGCAGATCGATACGTTTCATGACCGCCAGGGCGATCAGGCCTTATTGAGCGAAAGCGGCACATTGCCTGCCGCATGGGGCCGCGTATGGGGCGGTCATAGCGTGTTGAGCCAGAGCGGCACGGCAAGTCCGCAATTCGACGGTTCCGTGTATGGCATTCAGGCCGGCCAGGATCTTTACGCGGATCACAGCGCGAGCGGCCAGCGCAACCACTACGGTGTGTTCGTTGGTTTCGCGCGGGCCACCGGCGACGTCGACGGCTTTGCGCTCGGCATGCCCAATCTCGCGGTCGGCCACCTTGCGATCAACGCGTATAGCCTCGGCGGCTACTGGACGCATATCGGCCCGAGCGGCTGGTACACCGACGCCGTGCTGATGGGAAGCTCGCTGAACGTCGATCCGCTCTCGCGCGACGGCGTCGGCACGACGACGCACGGCAACGCGGTCACCGGTTCGCTCGAAGGCGGCTTGCCGATTCCGCTCGGCGCGGGCCTCTCGCTCGAACCGCAGGCGCAACTCGTGTGGCAGCATCTCGCGCTGTCCGATTTCAACGACGGGGTGTCGAGTGTCGGCTTCAATAGCGGCAATACTTTTGTCGGACGAATCGGTGCGCGCCTGCAAGGTCAATTCGATGCCTTCGCGACAGCATGGCGCCCTTATCTGCGCGTCAGCCTCTTGCGCGAGTTCGGTTCCGACGACAAAGTCACCTTCGGCGGAGGAACCGTCATGCAGGGCACGGTCGGACAAACCGCGGCGCAGCTCGGCGCGGGTGTGGTCGGCAAATTCAGTGCGTCCGGCAGCGTGTTCGCGACGCTCGGCTGGGTGACGAACCTGGGCGGCGCGCATCAGAGAACGGTAACCGGCGACGCGGGCGTACGCTGGATCTGGTAG
- a CDS encoding aldo/keto reductase codes for MRYNPLGRTGVFVSELCLGTMTFGGGEGMWKQIGDLQQGDAERLVGRALDAGINFIDTADVYAEGLSEQITGQALKNLKVPRDKVVVATKVFGPTAGFPNARGASRYHIIDGVKASLKRLQLDHVDLYQIHGFDPATPIEETVRALDTLVQHGHVRYVGVSNWAAWQIVKALGIAERLGLARFETLQAYYTLAGRDLERELVPMLRSEGLGLMVWSPLAGGLLSGKYGREQQGEAGSRRTTFDFPPVNRERAYDCIDVMRDIADAKNVSVAQIALAWLLHQRVVTTVIVGAKKIEQLDDNIAATSVTLNADELAKLDKVSVLPAEYPGWMLERQGEARRKQLEEARHPL; via the coding sequence ATGCGATACAACCCGTTAGGCCGTACCGGTGTGTTTGTTTCAGAGCTATGCCTGGGCACGATGACCTTCGGCGGTGGCGAAGGCATGTGGAAGCAGATCGGCGATCTGCAGCAAGGGGACGCGGAGCGGCTGGTCGGCCGGGCGCTCGATGCCGGCATCAATTTCATCGACACCGCCGACGTCTACGCGGAAGGACTGTCCGAACAGATCACAGGCCAGGCGCTGAAGAACCTTAAAGTGCCGCGCGACAAAGTTGTGGTCGCAACCAAAGTGTTCGGTCCAACGGCCGGGTTTCCGAACGCACGCGGCGCTTCGCGCTATCACATCATCGACGGTGTCAAGGCTAGCCTGAAGCGGCTGCAACTCGATCACGTCGACCTGTATCAGATCCACGGATTCGATCCGGCCACGCCGATCGAGGAAACCGTGCGCGCGCTCGACACGCTGGTTCAGCATGGCCATGTGCGCTACGTCGGCGTGTCGAACTGGGCCGCGTGGCAGATCGTCAAGGCGCTGGGCATTGCGGAGCGCCTCGGTCTCGCGCGCTTTGAAACGCTACAGGCGTATTACACGCTGGCGGGGCGCGACCTCGAACGCGAACTCGTGCCGATGCTGCGCAGCGAAGGTCTTGGACTGATGGTGTGGAGTCCGCTCGCGGGTGGCTTGCTGAGCGGCAAATATGGGCGTGAGCAGCAGGGCGAAGCAGGCAGCCGCCGCACCACCTTCGATTTTCCGCCGGTCAATCGCGAGCGCGCTTACGACTGCATCGACGTGATGCGTGATATCGCGGACGCGAAGAACGTCTCGGTGGCGCAGATCGCGCTCGCCTGGCTGCTGCATCAACGTGTGGTGACCACGGTGATCGTCGGGGCGAAGAAAATCGAGCAACTCGACGACAACATTGCGGCTACCAGTGTCACATTGAACGCCGACGAACTGGCGAAGCTCGACAAGGTCAGCGTATTGCCGGCCGAGTACCCGGGCTGGATGCTGGAGCGCCAGGGCGAGGCGCGCCGCAAACAGCTTGAAGAAGCGCGCCATCCGCTATAG
- a CDS encoding carboxymuconolactone decarboxylase family protein, producing MLNWIDYRKKLFGRIGEIAKLSPDTVKGYQTLSAAGQKADLLGAKTRELISLAVAVTTRCDGCITVHTAEALKHGATREEIAEALGVAIAMNAGAAMVYSARTMDAVAAYQADNPPAA from the coding sequence ATGTTGAACTGGATCGATTACCGCAAGAAACTGTTCGGCCGCATCGGCGAGATCGCCAAACTGTCGCCGGATACGGTGAAGGGTTATCAAACGCTCTCAGCAGCAGGCCAGAAAGCTGACCTGCTCGGCGCGAAGACGCGCGAATTGATCTCGCTGGCGGTAGCGGTAACCACACGATGCGACGGCTGTATCACCGTGCACACCGCCGAAGCGCTGAAGCACGGCGCGACCCGTGAAGAGATTGCCGAAGCGCTCGGTGTCGCGATCGCCATGAACGCAGGCGCCGCGATGGTGTACTCGGCGCGCACCATGGACGCGGTGGCCGCTTATCAGGCAGACAACCCACCCGCGGCGTGA
- a CDS encoding AraC family transcriptional regulator: MDTLSRLIDLARPQASLDLRCLFSGGFDVDHAPMEAGIAPFHLVLDGACVVETASGARIELRAGDFMLFPHGAAHRVRDVGRAGGGAPIRLSHDGMLPVHRNDGRDAERNHAVNEACPAACKPVRNTARNPVGNGGDTRDSNGECNLGVDLDLLCGRFVYAPGSSALLLDALPDPFHVSLGGVQTLGALQTVITLMRTEAERRQPGALAIVTALSLALFAMALRMHGERNASSPGVLALLADARLGASVQNMLSVPERAWTIAELGEIAAMSRATYARHFNERAGMTVMDFLTQIRMTIACDLLRRTQRSAAEIGETVGYQSEAAFGKAFQQSVGVTPGRYRRQPQESDRNAG; this comes from the coding sequence ATGGATACCCTCAGCCGGCTGATCGACCTTGCCAGGCCGCAAGCCAGCCTCGACTTGCGCTGCCTGTTCAGCGGTGGCTTCGACGTCGATCATGCGCCGATGGAGGCGGGGATTGCGCCTTTTCATCTGGTGCTGGACGGCGCTTGCGTCGTCGAGACGGCGAGTGGCGCACGGATTGAATTGCGCGCAGGAGATTTCATGCTGTTTCCGCACGGCGCCGCGCATCGGGTGCGCGATGTCGGGCGGGCTGGCGGCGGCGCACCGATCAGGTTGAGTCATGACGGCATGCTGCCTGTGCATCGCAATGATGGTCGCGATGCTGAGCGCAATCACGCCGTCAACGAAGCCTGTCCCGCAGCATGCAAGCCGGTACGCAACACGGCACGCAACCCCGTCGGCAATGGCGGCGATACGCGCGATTCGAACGGCGAGTGCAACCTCGGCGTGGATCTGGATCTTCTGTGCGGCCGGTTCGTCTATGCGCCCGGTTCCTCCGCGTTGCTGCTCGACGCGCTGCCCGATCCGTTTCATGTGTCGCTCGGCGGCGTGCAAACACTTGGCGCGCTGCAGACGGTGATTACGCTGATGCGCACCGAAGCCGAACGGCGTCAGCCCGGCGCGCTTGCAATCGTCACCGCACTGAGCCTCGCACTCTTCGCGATGGCCCTGCGCATGCATGGGGAACGGAATGCATCGAGCCCTGGCGTGCTGGCTCTACTCGCCGACGCGCGTCTCGGTGCGTCTGTCCAAAACATGCTGAGCGTGCCCGAGCGGGCATGGACGATCGCGGAACTGGGTGAGATCGCCGCGATGTCCCGCGCGACTTACGCGCGCCACTTTAACGAGCGCGCGGGCATGACCGTGATGGACTTTCTCACGCAGATTCGCATGACGATTGCGTGCGACCTGCTGCGGCGCACGCAGCGTAGCGCCGCGGAGATCGGCGAGACGGTGGGGTATCAATCGGAAGCCGCGTTTGGCAAGGCGTTCCAGCAGAGCGTAGGTGTGACGCCGGGACGTTACCGGCGTCAACCGCAGGAGAGCGATCGAAATGCCGGTTAA
- a CDS encoding FUSC family protein: MTAPDNSRRAARTNAANSLFAFLKTLPLGDRLAEGGVMAAQAVAGASLAFAIGRWLHTEQAFWAAITAIAVSQHSYIDTRNLSRDQFIGAMVGGICGLAGATLGGGNLAAYAATVAVAIVTCWVVNVGSAARLGGITATIMLLVPGTGSPWDKALLRLGEVTLGTICALLVTLIMSSIEKRWFGRPGKT, from the coding sequence ATGACCGCTCCCGACAACTCAAGACGCGCAGCGCGCACGAACGCCGCCAATTCGCTGTTTGCTTTTCTCAAGACGCTGCCGCTCGGCGACCGCCTGGCCGAAGGCGGCGTGATGGCCGCGCAGGCGGTGGCCGGCGCCAGTCTCGCTTTCGCCATCGGCCGCTGGCTACATACCGAACAGGCATTCTGGGCTGCGATTACGGCGATCGCGGTGAGTCAGCATAGTTATATCGACACCCGCAATCTCTCGCGCGATCAGTTCATCGGCGCGATGGTCGGGGGCATTTGCGGCCTCGCCGGCGCAACGCTCGGCGGCGGCAATCTCGCGGCTTATGCGGCCACCGTCGCCGTGGCAATCGTAACTTGCTGGGTCGTGAACGTGGGCAGCGCCGCGCGTTTGGGCGGCATTACCGCGACCATCATGCTGCTGGTGCCGGGCACCGGTTCGCCGTGGGACAAGGCCCTGCTGCGCCTCGGCGAAGTCACGCTGGGCACGATCTGCGCGCTGCTGGTGACCCTGATCATGTCGTCGATCGAGAAACGCTGGTTCGGCAGACCCGGGAAGACTTAA
- a CDS encoding DUF3175 domain-containing protein has protein sequence MAARKATGKTASKSKRPVAGGKSGRPPRQRHARAHAAHHAKSASRSSAKHPQKWSHQVMETSDAMDIEHDIFRTGSAESIAESLKRSSTRSRRRKGTPFQSAMSMLNFYINRAGRNLPKARRDTLQQAKRKLREAFGRAP, from the coding sequence ATGGCCGCGAGGAAAGCCACCGGCAAAACCGCCAGCAAATCGAAACGCCCGGTCGCTGGCGGCAAGTCAGGACGTCCGCCACGTCAACGGCATGCTCGCGCGCACGCGGCGCATCACGCGAAAAGCGCCAGCCGAAGCAGCGCGAAGCATCCGCAAAAGTGGTCGCATCAGGTGATGGAGACCAGCGACGCAATGGATATCGAGCACGATATTTTCAGAACCGGCAGCGCGGAGTCGATTGCCGAATCGCTGAAGCGATCGTCGACGCGAAGCCGCCGCCGTAAGGGCACGCCGTTCCAGTCGGCGATGTCGATGCTGAACTTCTACATCAATCGTGCAGGCAGGAATCTGCCGAAAGCGCGCCGCGACACCTTGCAACAGGCCAAACGCAAGTTGCGTGAGGCGTTCGGACGCGCACCATGA
- a CDS encoding PRC-barrel domain-containing protein — translation MANQTQTQGARIVGKGNETADGPGPEVMAAATLDGNKVISSDGEDIGKVKDIMLDVGSGRIAYVVLSSGGFLGIGDKLLAIPWRALTLDTQQKCFVLDMTAERVKNAPGFDKDHWPAMADQTWATSVHQYYGSEPYWGPAPYHRRDDLGVGDIPAASSDAPEAGGVKL, via the coding sequence ATGGCCAACCAGACACAGACCCAGGGCGCACGTATCGTGGGCAAAGGCAACGAGACCGCCGACGGTCCCGGTCCCGAGGTGATGGCAGCCGCCACCCTCGACGGCAACAAGGTGATCAGCAGCGACGGCGAGGACATCGGCAAGGTCAAAGACATCATGCTCGACGTCGGCTCTGGCCGCATCGCGTATGTGGTGTTGTCAAGCGGCGGCTTTCTCGGCATCGGCGACAAGCTGCTGGCGATTCCGTGGCGTGCATTGACGCTCGACACGCAGCAGAAGTGTTTCGTCCTCGATATGACGGCCGAGCGTGTGAAAAATGCACCGGGGTTCGATAAGGATCACTGGCCGGCGATGGCTGACCAGACCTGGGCCACCTCCGTGCATCAGTACTACGGCAGCGAGCCTTACTGGGGACCCGCCCCGTACCACCGGCGCGACGACCTGGGCGTTGGCGACATTCCGGCGGCTTCGTCGGATGCGCCGGAAGCCGGCGGCGTAAAGCTGTAA
- a CDS encoding DUF4142 domain-containing protein → MKFRYSLQVMTVALGFGAASVGTAYAQASDAPASDAPTSATRLSPADQQFVQDASQSDATEIAASRIALKNSNDPHVKKFAQQMIADHTKLSHGMAALVAKKGLTVTPAADSALVGKLQTLKGREFDQAYVEQIGLEAHQRAVDLFQQESQSGTDSQLKAAAAHALPTIRHHLAMAQQLAGAMKGSS, encoded by the coding sequence ATGAAATTCCGGTATTCCCTACAAGTGATGACCGTTGCGCTAGGGTTTGGCGCAGCGTCGGTCGGCACCGCGTACGCACAGGCCAGCGACGCTCCCGCCAGCGATGCGCCCACGAGCGCCACTCGACTTTCGCCGGCGGACCAGCAGTTCGTGCAGGATGCCTCACAGTCCGACGCCACCGAGATCGCGGCAAGCAGGATTGCGCTCAAGAACTCGAACGATCCGCACGTCAAGAAATTCGCGCAACAGATGATCGCCGACCATACGAAACTCTCGCACGGCATGGCCGCGCTCGTCGCGAAGAAGGGGCTCACCGTGACGCCGGCAGCCGACTCCGCGCTGGTCGGCAAACTGCAGACGCTCAAGGGCCGCGAATTCGATCAGGCCTACGTCGAGCAGATCGGCCTGGAGGCGCACCAGCGAGCGGTCGATCTGTTCCAGCAGGAGAGCCAGAGCGGTACCGACTCGCAGTTGAAGGCGGCGGCCGCGCATGCATTGCCGACCATCAGACATCATCTCGCGATGGCGCAACAACTTGCCGGCGCAATGAAGGGTTCGTCATGA
- a CDS encoding DUF1488 domain-containing protein, whose amino-acid sequence MSATLPRPAYEDSRMHITFPDDPPVFDGANLTVQFMARVDGETVLCAISAEALEDHFGADSALESALMAAFDKGRNRIRSVCAEALDRNGGEGVVLHSGLFRVEGMEPDRGGAA is encoded by the coding sequence ATGAGCGCGACCCTGCCGCGGCCGGCCTATGAGGATTCCCGTATGCACATTACTTTCCCCGACGACCCGCCGGTGTTCGACGGCGCGAATCTGACCGTGCAATTCATGGCGCGCGTCGACGGCGAAACCGTTCTGTGCGCGATCAGCGCCGAAGCGCTGGAAGATCATTTCGGCGCCGATTCCGCGCTCGAATCCGCCCTGATGGCTGCCTTCGACAAAGGGCGTAACCGTATCCGCTCAGTTTGCGCGGAAGCACTCGACCGCAACGGTGGAGAAGGCGTAGTGTTACATAGTGGACTGTTCAGAGTGGAAGGCATGGAACCCGATCGCGGCGGCGCCGCGTAG
- a CDS encoding BON domain-containing protein: MKTIRLLKTAGSIACVAFALNATAQTSASAPSAASETIGQHVDDGTITTKAKAELLSAKNVKSTHIHVKTRKGVVWLTGSVPTADDKAAAGEVVKGVDGVSSVKNHLKIVAE; the protein is encoded by the coding sequence ATGAAGACTATTCGACTTCTGAAAACCGCCGGCAGCATCGCTTGTGTTGCATTCGCACTGAACGCTACGGCGCAGACCAGCGCATCGGCCCCGTCGGCAGCCTCCGAAACCATCGGCCAGCACGTGGACGACGGCACCATCACCACCAAGGCCAAGGCTGAACTGCTCAGCGCGAAGAACGTCAAGTCGACCCACATTCACGTGAAGACCCGTAAGGGCGTGGTATGGCTCACGGGTTCCGTGCCGACTGCCGACGACAAGGCTGCGGCAGGTGAAGTCGTGAAAGGCGTCGATGGCGTCTCGAGCGTGAAGAACCATTTGAAGATCGTCGCGGAATAA
- a CDS encoding RNA polymerase factor sigma-54, translating to MPSIELRTRQSLALTPRLQQSVRLLQLSSLEFQQELRTALDTNPFLEYDSTDTEDVALATTTPGDDSGATPATDQAAAAESEAPPAESSGSDTMESAGQDDMPGDFSGDFSGDYTGDYSSRGSMRQNGDSENSDPADWARAQPTLREQLHDSLRLYRLDDRDRAVARFIIEALDDDGYLRQELSDLAESVDLKPELTEEELLVALRLVQSLDLPGLGARSLSECLSLQVDALPADTPGRDVAKQIVEHHLERLARREQAELQKQIGCSATELRVACALVRKLDPKPGNSYGRADDNYVVPDVIVRQVRNKWAVSINPAVQPRARIHRMYAELFAQSAGASRSPLAQQLQEARWLIRNAQQRFDTIQRVAECIVAHQKAFFQYGEIALKPMVLRDVAEELGLHESTISRATGNKYMATPRGIFEFKHFFPRELGTESGGTCSAAAVRALLKEMIAAENTHDPLSDVTLAKMLADQGVLVARRTVAKYRHLMKVPPAELRRQV from the coding sequence ATGCCGTCAATTGAACTACGCACAAGGCAGTCTCTCGCACTCACGCCTCGTCTGCAGCAATCGGTGCGTCTGTTGCAGTTGTCGTCTCTGGAGTTTCAGCAGGAGCTGCGCACCGCGCTCGACACCAATCCGTTTCTCGAGTACGACTCGACCGACACGGAAGACGTCGCGCTCGCCACTACAACGCCAGGCGATGACTCAGGCGCCACGCCCGCCACGGACCAGGCTGCCGCGGCCGAGTCCGAAGCGCCGCCGGCCGAAAGCAGTGGCAGCGACACCATGGAAAGCGCGGGGCAGGACGATATGCCCGGTGATTTTTCGGGCGACTTTTCGGGTGACTACACGGGTGACTACAGCAGCCGTGGTTCGATGCGCCAGAATGGCGACTCGGAAAACAGCGATCCCGCCGACTGGGCCCGTGCCCAACCGACCTTGCGTGAGCAATTGCACGACTCGCTGCGCTTGTACCGACTCGACGATCGCGACCGCGCGGTGGCCCGCTTCATCATTGAGGCACTCGATGACGATGGCTATCTGCGTCAGGAGTTGAGCGATCTTGCGGAGAGTGTCGACCTCAAGCCCGAATTGACCGAAGAAGAATTGCTGGTCGCGCTGCGCCTCGTGCAATCGCTCGACCTTCCCGGTCTCGGCGCGCGCTCGCTGTCCGAGTGTCTGTCGTTGCAGGTCGACGCGCTGCCCGCGGACACGCCGGGACGCGATGTAGCAAAGCAAATCGTCGAGCATCATCTTGAACGTCTCGCGCGTCGCGAACAGGCTGAACTGCAAAAGCAGATCGGCTGTAGCGCGACGGAGTTGCGGGTGGCCTGCGCGCTGGTGCGCAAGCTTGATCCGAAACCGGGCAACAGCTACGGTCGTGCCGACGACAACTACGTGGTGCCGGACGTCATCGTTCGCCAGGTGCGCAACAAGTGGGCGGTATCGATCAACCCGGCCGTGCAGCCGCGTGCCCGCATCCATCGCATGTATGCCGAGTTGTTCGCGCAGTCGGCCGGTGCGAGCCGTTCGCCGCTCGCGCAGCAATTGCAGGAAGCGCGTTGGCTGATCCGCAATGCGCAGCAGCGCTTCGATACGATTCAGCGAGTGGCCGAGTGCATCGTCGCGCATCAGAAGGCCTTCTTCCAGTACGGTGAAATCGCGCTCAAACCGATGGTGCTGCGCGACGTGGCCGAGGAACTCGGTCTGCATGAGTCCACGATCTCGCGCGCGACCGGCAACAAATATATGGCTACGCCGCGCGGCATTTTCGAGTTCAAGCATTTCTTCCCGCGCGAGCTCGGGACGGAAAGCGGCGGCACCTGTTCGGCCGCGGCCGTGCGTGCGTTGCTCAAGGAAATGATCGCTGCGGAAAACACGCACGATCCGTTGTCGGACGTGACGCTCGCGAAGATGCTCGCCGATCAGGGCGTGCTGGTGGCGCGGCGTACGGTGGCCAAGTACCGCCATCTGATGAAGGTGCCGCCGGCCGAACTGCGCCGCCAGGTCTGA